A genomic window from Denticeps clupeoides chromosome 11, fDenClu1.1, whole genome shotgun sequence includes:
- the srrm4 gene encoding serine/arginine repetitive matrix protein 4 — translation MASLQQGEKQLFEKFWKGTFKAVATPRPESVIVASITARRAVTKSETLVSVPPQASQNSVEQQDAAGGDEDTNGHVKERGHKHRSRHRARSVSFDDELSPHPRKGKKKKKKSQRKRRRERTPSCSLSPIRKKKKKKKKKSSKKRKRTRSESKKQRHSSSSLKRKRKADKKHKKRSRSRSRRVRRRHRSGAEGRGWRPSSTENRLCLHTSDERMATGLGGVVAPRTDPRAFCWGSAIKSAAQTSPSHCCSPSESSIAHSRPGGEIVDKPGTPSHVLATPMKRPQEYDSGNDTSSPPSTTAAVLRSNVNGVKRNLSQDMNLAEKPRFTDRDNASDSGNSVTSYASLSKPVDGTLSSFNLKSQKRSFICVSGKTHQHGTDATSCLSPLLDHHRTRSPSSLSRTRSSRSYRYSSSDSSSSGRRSYSHSSSYSVDSRSGSEYGTSPCQSPRHSRYSPDSNSDREHSSSEKRSKPSRKSHRRKSYSPLRKRRRDSPSHLEARRITSARKRPIPYYRPSPSSSSRSSSVSSWCSLFSRRNRSRSRSRSSSRADLRSRSRSYSTYRSYSRSSSWDSRSRSRSRSADSLGSYSRARR, via the exons ATCAGAGACGCTCGTCTCCGTGCCTCCTCAAGCCAGCCAAAACAGTGTGGAGCAGCAGGACGCAGCAGGGGGTGACGAGGACACAAACGGACATGTTAAAGAGAGGGGACACAAGCACCGCAGCCGCCACCGTGCTCGCAG TGTGTCTTTTGATGATGAGCTCTCACCCCATCCTCGGAAgggcaagaagaagaagaagaagtctcagaggaagaggaggagagagag GACTCCTTCCTGCAGTCTTTCACCAATacgaaaaaagaagaagaagaagaagaaaaagagctCCAAGAAAAGGAAACGGACAAG gTCTGAATCTAAAAAACAAAGGCACAG CTCTTCAAGCCTCAAACGGAAAAGGAAGGCcgacaaaaagcacaaaaaaag GTCACGGAGCCGCTCACGCCGGGTGCGACGCCGCCACAGGTCAGGGGCCGAGGGGCGCGGGTGGCGCCCATCCAGCACAGAGAACAG GCTGTGTCTGCACACTTCAGATGAGAGGATGGCAACCGGCCTCGGAGGCGTCGTTGCTCCACGGACTGACCCAAGAGCTTTTTGCTGGGGGTCAGCAATCAAGTCAGCCGCTCAAACGTCCCCCAGCCACTGCTGCAGTCCCTCTGAAAGCTCC ATTGCACATTCCAGGCCTGGCGGTGAGATTGTTGACAAGCCAGGGACCCCGTCTCACGTCCTGGCCACCCCGATGAAGCGGCCGCAGGAATACGACTCTGGCAACGACACGTCCTCGCCACCATCCACCACGGCGGCCGTTCTGAGGTCAAATGTCAATGGGGTTAAAAGAAACCTTTCCCAGGACATGAACTTAGCAGAGAAGCCACGCTTCACAGACAGGGATAACGCTTCAGATTCTGGGAATTCTGTGACCAGTTATGCTTCCCTCTCCAAACCAGTGGATGGAACTTTGTCCTCCTTCAACTTAAAAAG TCAGAAGAGGTcgtttatttgtgtgtctggAAAGACACACCAGCATGGGACAGATGCCACAAGCTGCTTGAGTCCCCTTCTGGACCATCACAGGACCCGATCTCCCAGCAGCCTCAGCAGGACCCGATCTTCACGGAGTTACAGATACTCGAGCAGTGACTCCTCGTCTTCTGGAAGGAG GTCGTACTCCCATTCATCCAGTTACTCGGTGGACTCCAGGTCGGGGAGTGAATATGGTACCAGTCCATGCCAGAGCCCTCGACACTCCAGATACTCACCAGACAG CAACAGTGATCGAGAGCACAGCTCCTCTGAGAAACGCTCAAAACCCAGCAGAAAGAGCCACAGGAGAAAGTCCTACTCGCCCCTGCGCAAGAGACGGAGAGATTCGCCCAGCCACCTGGAAGCTCGGAGAATAACCAG TGCCAGGAAGCGGCCCATTCCTTACTATCGTCCCAGTCCCTCTTCCAGCAGTCGCTCCAGCAGTGTCTCTTCCTGGTGTAGCCTCTTCAGCCGGCGCAACCGGAGCaggagccggagccggagcagcagcagggccgACCTCAGAAGCCGCAGCCGGAGTTACTCCACGTACAGGAGCTACAGCCGCAGCTCTTCCTGGGAcagccggagccggagccgcaGCCGGAGCGCCGACTCCCTTGGAAGCTACAGCAGGGCTCGCCGCTGA
- the hspb8 gene encoding heat shock protein beta-8, with product MEDGDFYSLGGRQRVQRDPFRDASLASRFMDDDFRMMPPFADDLSMDWPGWARPRLSSRLGAPWAGGLRAGFPHSAMDARYGDPRPAATAGPDEPWKVCVNVHSFTPEELNVKTKDGFVEVSGKHEEKQDEGGIVTKNFTKKIQIPADVDPLTVFASLSPEGVLIIEARQTPPYYLYSSESPGDEMEKAEPKPQEAPTA from the exons ATGGAGGACGGAGATTTCTACTCGCTGGGCGGCAGACAGCGGGTCCAGCGGGACCCGTTCCGGGACGCCTCGCTGGCGTCGCGCTTCATGGACGACGACTTCAGGATGATGCCCCCCTTCGCCGACGACCTGTCCATGGACTGGCCCGGCTGGGCCCGGCCCCGGCTCAGCAGCCGCCTCGGGGCCCCGTGGGCCGGGGGTCTGCGTGCGGGCTTCCCCCACTCCGCCATGGACGCGAGGTACGGCGACCCCCGGCCCGCGGCCACCGCGGGCCCGGACGAGCCGTGGAAGGTGTGCGTCAACGTGCACAGCTTCACCCCGGAGGAGCTCAACGTCAAAACCAAGGACGGATTCGTGGAAGTGTCAG GAAAGCACGAGGAGAAGCAGGACGAGGGCGGGATCGTGACGAAAAACTTCACGAAGAAAATCCA GATCCCAGCAGATGTTGACCCTCTCACAGTCTTCGCCTCGCTGTCCCCCGAGGGAGTGCTCATAATCGAAGCTCGCCAGACGCCGCCATATTACCTCTACAGCAGCGAGAGCCCGGGGGACGAGATGGAAAAGGCTGAGCCCAAACCTCAGGAGGCTCCCACTGCATAA
- the LOC114799856 gene encoding heat shock protein beta-1 codes for MADSAKASILPHYCREATWLPLPDWWEISFISNQHFGLPPLLEPFVSGRLAASSWPGYLCSHPAMAYGHFPMQPKLQREIAGGVSEMKTGVHKWKISLDVNHFSPTELSIRTVQGFLEVSGKHEERRDEHGFISRSFTRKYQLPDGLDPQIISCTLSGDGVLSVEAALPKVSAQPDVIIPIQVEKELVSAAAGEAGGLRTGEGAEMGIQDLKPAEGEAPHTLPEHVQGIPDELALHQDFKPQVSLQETVPGTPGEGRDFSQVGKEDDKETPEQVPEEESSEEPEASETPDTVTLEQEEISGEVQAGLQEEDKFTVGAQEQDLLQVGTSEEDLPGQESVQSQEPQRPDFNIQSQPSEQQMVTM; via the exons ATGGCTGACAGCGCAAAGGCATCGATCCTCCCGCATTACTGTCGCGAAGCCACCTGGCTCCCTCTCCCTGACTGGTGGGAGATTAGCTTCATTTCCAATCAGCACTTTGGCCTGCCGCCCCTGTTGGAGCCCTTCGTATCGGGGAGACTGGCGGCCTCCTCTTGGCCGGGGTACCTGTGCTCCCACCCGGCGATGGCCTACGGCCATTTTCCAATGCAGCCCAAGCTCCAGCGGGAGATCGCAGGGGGGGTCTCTGAGATGAAGACAGGAGTGCACAAGTGGAAGATCAGTCTGGACGTCAACCACTTCTCACCCACCGAGCTCTCCATCCGAACGGTGCAGGGATTTTTAGAAGTTTCAG gCAAACACGAGGAGAGACGAGATGAACACGGGTTCATCTCCAGAAGTTTTACAAGGAAATATCA ACTACCTGATGGACTTGACCCTCAGATCATTAGCTGTACTCTGTCTGGAGACGGGGTTCTATCCGTGGAAGCTGCGCTACCCAAAGTTTCGGCTCAACCCGATGTCATCATCCCCATCCAG gtggagaaggagctTGTCTCTGCAGCAGCGGGGGAGGCAGGAGGCCTTAGAACAGGCGAGGGAGCTGAAATGGGAATTCAGGACCTGAAACCGGCCGAAGGAGAGGCTCCTCACACATTGCCTGAACATGTTCAAGGGATTCCAGATGAACTGGCCCTACACCAGGACTTCAAACCCCAGGTTAGCCTTCAAGAGACAGTGCCTGGAACGCCTGGGGAAGGTAGAGACTTTAGCCAAGTGGGAAAAGAAGATGATAAAGAAACTCCAGAACAGGTGCCTGAGGAAGAGTCTTCAGAAGAACCCGAGGCTTCAGAAACTCCTGACACTGTGAcgctggagcaggaggagatcAGCGGGGAGGTGCAGGCAGGGCTTCAGGAGGAAGACAAGTTCACAGTGGGAGCACAAGAGCAGGACCTTCTCCAAGTGGGAACTTCGGAGGAAGATCTACCAGGACAAGAATCTGTCCAGTCCCAAGAGCCTCAGCGCCCCGACTTCAACATCCAAAGCCAACCTTCAGAGCAACAGATGGTCACAATGTAG